TTCATGTTTTAATTGGGTGAAagtgaatttgttttttttttagattcatCTACAAATAATTCCTCAGCTAAAGAATTCCGttatatatatttgatgaaaGCCGCCCACATCAAGACAAGAAAGCTCTCATTACAGCTCACTCTTGGACCTTTGGTGACTGCATTTTcactgtaaaatatttacattcaccctattCGTTCAACTGAAAGCtttaatgttcattttgtgtGAACCGCAAAAGGAAAGGCCCGAAATTTAAAGTTTCGGTAACGTCGCTGAGTGATAACGTGCTCTGTTTTGACGATGCCCACGTGTAGCCGTGGAGCACTTTCCCTAAAATGTGTtaataaatggaaagaaaatataacatacTGTAGATACATTTGTTTCCTGCTTGtactggtggaggaagaccaggcattgtttcaggcacctggatagaaccacagaCCTGGATGGTTTCCTCAAAAGAATACTTTTACACCCTAAGGGGGATTTCGGACCCGCATCGGTGGAGGGCAAATGACcggaagtcagtgaccttaaccgctcggccacggatTAGCGAATTACTGCATTCTGTCTTTATGACTCATCCAGTGTGTCAGGAGTATAAATGTGCCAAAGTACGCCCCTGCATAGATCGTGTAAAAAATGACACCGGCACTCTTGGTATTACTGCAGACTAAATGGTGTGTTATTCGCGTAGTTACTCTTGACATTTCGGTATTTTAAGGAATAAAATTACTACTAAACCACGCACGTTAATTGATATATAAGCTGTCGATGTGATATATAAGCTGTCCGATGTAAAAACGCCAGACAACTGAAGTATCATAAccaacaaaattacataaatatcTAGTTATTAAATCAAGAGGGGGCTCTTATTTTGTTCGCTGGAACAGAAGCGAAGTCCCAGTGAAAATTCACAACAGCGTTTGGTGACACAGACTACTCCCACTTAAAGGGCTACTTCggtattttttcaagaaatagatCCATGATTTAAATTAACCAAAAGGAAACAGAAAGAGGCTATGTTGTCGTGGTAGTCGCTATATGGCTACATGTGAAGTTGTCATAACATATAACAAATCGTCAAACCTGGTCATCAAACTCTTTTCCGAGGTAGAATGGGCATCATCAAAAAGGTggaatgacaaatttttaaaggaatatttagatattttataatCTGGCATACGTAGGTAAGGTAAGCGAAGCATAAAAATTGTACACCCTCATCGTGGGAGTATAAAACCAAAGTAAACATGTCAGTAAGATGTGGGAAATGTCGTTTCTACAATGATTCAAAAGATTTTGATTTTCCACTATGGCGTGACAAACGGTGCAATATTACATAGCAAAAATAttgattcattaaaaattattataaagtaaaaccgaaattattttcattaaaaaaatatttacgttgtaaaaataaatattcattaataaaaaaataattttgttcataaaatatatttacgtggtaaaaataatatttctaaaaaaatatttttgtttataaaaaaatatatatatgtggtAAACATGAAAATTccttcaaaaaataattttgttcataaaaatatatttatgtggTAAATAAATCATTCgattttggaaaatatatataaGGACACGCCGACCGTACATATTCTGGCTATCTGCGGAGCGAATGGTGCGGTTGTGTACCACtaaaataactaactaactaaaatAACGAACACTGGGGCCTAGTTCATTCCCCGCCACGAAGGGCtatggtgggggtggggggcgggggaaGTTAAAGAAATggtgtagagatagaccctaacattttcattgatagaaatacattaaataaagtctagaaattgatttccaagtccttgaaattaacaaaaatgatttcacaaatgtgcaatgtatgatagttttgctaatatcaataatagaaattttaatatttaattcaaagttgtgatctgcaaagaatgtcaactcttgccttgggctagtactttaaagcagagatatctataagtttacttcccttgcaattacacaatagagtagaaaacgaaaacggtttaagacacaatattatacatttttgcacaacaaaatcgtttaggatttattaatatgtgtttgatttacccctgaatcactggttcctatgattttgtcaacttacttatggtaaaaattaacttttaacaagccgataataaaatgaaataccagtaagtattttatagtgcagataatacagttttgcttatatcaaaatgtcacaatagaagcatatttgtaatacagaacacctggtaggattagtaaaggtgcaattatattgatctctttttcatATGCCTAAATggtgtctgtccgtccttccgtccgtaacacttcgtgtctggtccatataacttaaaccccttgaaggatttccatgaaacttgggtcaaatgatcacctcatcaagtagATGTGTAGAACTTATGattcagccatgtcgactcaaggtcaaggtcacaattcagggtcaaaggtttgagccttccttttTGTCAATgtgcccgctctgtatctcctaaaccccttgaaggttttCATGAAgcctgggtcaagtgatcacgtacctcatcaagacgatgttcaGAACtcagtcagccatgttggctcaaggtcaaggtcacaattcaaggtcaaaggtttgagtcttccattttgtgtgcgCTCTGtaactcctaaaccccttgaaggattttcatgaaacttgggtcaaataatcacctcatcaagacaatatgcagaactcataagtcaaccgtgtctgctcaaggtcaaggtaccGGTCACAACTCAGTGTAAAAGGTTTGAGCCCACTCTGTATGTCCTAAACCCATTAAAGGTGTTTCAATTTCATTGATGTCGTCaaacatggactataaaatatgcGTCAATGTTCTCAGACAAAACCATCAGCCCTTTCACTATCcttaacagtggcgggggatatagttgtctttcagactgcccTGTCATATACAGGACAGGGTTAAAATGATGTTACACATCTGCTCAGAACTATTTGTAGCGTACTTCCCAAAGTCAATCAATGTGCTTTACTGGGACAGACATGTATGCAGTTATCAAAAAGCCAGCCAATTAAAATAATAGTTCTAATTCAAAACAGGGCAAAGATCTATGATAGGAAAGTTAAGCTTGCCACCCAGTCAGTCCTTAACTGATGATTAATGCTATTAATTAATCAAGAAAGAGAAATGTCATTCGTGCCCTGTATAATTGTACTTTAATAGAGATGATGTCTTACCAGAAATCGCTAAATTACTGAAGCCATCAGTGAGCGatcatatatataattcttttatTAGTGATAAAAGAGGCAGGAGCTATCCTTGTGATGTGAAACACATAAATATGTTAGTTTTCCGTGGCCGTCCATGAGTTATCATATACACATTTGCTTGTGAGCACACATATGCTTGTCGGCAAAAAACTATCATCATGTTACTGCGGCAATCCGTAATCTGTGATATTGCTTAAATAATGGATATAtcacacaaaatcaaatattaTATCACTGTGGCCATACTTTGCTGTCCACATTGTTGAACAAAGTCAAATCTCACTGTGACCATCGGAGAGTTGTTATATGCCTATATACCAGATATCTAATACAATTTCGAgaactagccagattccatcatgggttctagagttatggttccttaaagggccaaattttgctattttggcttttgcagccatatagagacttcatttatagtttgatttgatacaaacttgcaatatctttaacaaaaatagatcttggattccatgataaatccgTCATATGCAATCATAGACTCCGGCGTTACGGCTCCTGATTGAcacctgaaagagccaaaatttgttaatttttacattgtgaacactatagaagtgatattttacatttgattttaagcacacttacacacaacttatgTCGCAATAAGCTCTCGATTCCTTttcaaaaaccggctagattccatcatatgttctagagttactgcccatGAAATGGCaaaagtttcatttatgcttgatttgatacaaacttgtacttgcacagaatgtttgtcttgatgctttctaggccaagttcgaaactgggtcatgtgaggtcaaaaactagatcaccatgtcaaatcaaatgaaaagcttgttaacaccctagaggccacatttatgaccctatcttcatgaagcttggtcagaatttttatcttgatgattcctagtccaagtttgcaactgggtcatgtggggtcaaaaattaggtcacctgctcaaatcaaaggaaaagcttgttaacactctagaggccatatttatgatcctatcttcatgaaagttagtaagaatgtttatcttgatgattcctaggccaggttcgaaactgggtcaggtaggttcaaaaactaggtcaccacttaaatcaaaggaaaaagctttttacactgcagaggccacatttatgaccctatttttatgaaacttggtcagaatgtttatcttgatgattccaagcttaacaggtgagcgatataggatcatcatgaccctcttgtttagaaactgtaatcttgaccttgaTCCTGTGGGCCTAAAATGCAGTGCAAAGCCAGGTATCTAATTATGCTTGCTATATACCAAGTGTGATAATAATACGTCAGTCTGATTTATAGAATCGATCTGAACTAAAGTTGTTGATCTGAAACCATCTGTGTCATGCCTGCCAATCAAATATAGTTGTTACATCAACTTGAAATTCGAGTATCTCTTAAATCataggcaaatatctcaaaataagCAATAACTATATTTTTTTTGACCACATGATAGACAGGAGGGCAATAATAACCCCCATGTCTCTCATCTGACCTTTAGTTGACCTTGAGCAGATGTATGACATACTAAATCATGAATGGCAACAACTGTCTTTAGCATAAACTAATTGTCCCCTAAAATAGGCCAGGtgcaaccatttgaacaaattctcTGTCTGCCAGACCCTAAAACAGCCAAGGGCCCCTTGTGAGAGGAACTTATAATGGTGCAACaggcaaagtttgatgaaaatccaccAAGTACTTCATGAAAATGTGTTACAAGGTgcttctatttctagctctagcagcccctacaaGAGGTCAAATGCACCATTTCAACAAATTTAGAAGAtcatacaatgatgctacagaccaagcttgatgaaaatgcacaaaatggtttattagaagttgttaaaaggatttctatttttgttttagcAGCCTCTTTATGTAGGGGCCAAGAGTCCCCATGTTAAACAAATTTGGCAGACAATATCAAAATGATGCTGCAGACCAAACTTGCTgagtagaagttgtttaaatgtatttctacttttagctatagcaTCTCCTATAAGAagccaagtgcccctatttgaataaaattgggaggTGACATAACAATGGTgctaagtttaatgaagatccatctagcagttTGTGAGCTGAAGTCatataaggtatttctatcttaaGCTCGGGCAGGTGGAAGAGGCTGGGGTTTGGGGTTGGGAGTGACTCAAGTGCCCCTTTGACCAGATTTTACATTGGGCCTTAAACTGATGCCACAGTCCAAGTTTAATGGAAATTCATCtagtggttcataagaagaagacATTCAATTGTATAAAACAATTCAAGACAGGGCTAAGCACCCAAAGTTGAATAAATTTGGGTGAAGACCTTTaaacgatgctacagaccaaatttgatgaagatcaatcaagcagttcatgagcaGAGGTTGtttgaaggtatttctattttcacctGTAGTGGACTCTAAAATGGGCCGAGTGGCCCCATGTTAACCAGATTGGGACAGGACCTTTTAGTGATGTTATGACCATGAGAAGAacacatttaaagatatttctatttttagcttaagCAGCCACTTCTAGGCACTGTTTCAGGTATGGGCATGCactgagtagaaccaccaaccttctgtatttcagctggatggcttcctcacatgaagaatattTTAACTCCATGACAGGTTCTGAACCcccatcagtgaggggcaagtgataacAAGTCAGCAAACTTACTCACTAGGACGGACCCCTAAATCAGTCAATCAAAGAATCAAACAAACAATCCTATATCTTACTCAGCTGACTATTCTTAATGTATTCTAAGGTATTAAAAAATGAAGGTCttataaaattttgcaaaaattttacaacatagaaaagaaaatacttaaaatcagACATACAGAACTGCCTTAACCACTGTTCATCATGTCATAAAAATCATCAACAAAACTTAAAATGAAGTActtctttaattttaaatttataatatacaattaaacatggTGGCAACTTCCTGATatatacaaaattgtttttatgtatACAAATAACaacgaaaataaagaaaaatatataacaaaatgtaaacGTTTCATTTGAACACACCTCTATATAATGAACACAATTTGGTGTTTCATCTGAACACAACTCTATATAATGAACACAATTTGGTGTTTCATCTGAACACACCTCTATATAATGAACACAATCTGGTGTTGTTttcttatttaccatcaaaatgaCTTCCTGGTGAGTACCATGTCTGAAATGAACTCATGGTCTTTTGTTGACATGACCAGTCCAgttacttttgatatttacacaaatcagaTTTGTCAATTTATTGCCGATTAGCACACACAAATTAAGAGCCATTTTCCATCTGCAGGTGTCAGAGTTAGATAAAAAATTCTTACTCACTAGAAAAGCAACAtgttttggaacaaaaaactgaCACTGTGATCAAATAGACTTTGATATACATACAACCACGAATCAATGCTgattaagattttttattttgctgTACAATTTAATCATAACCTTCACTGCTGcttactgtaaacctagaaatggttCTGCGCTATTTAAGTTAGCAACATTCGCGATTGTTGTTTCCGTGAAATTTTGTAGTCGCAAAACTACCAGCTACTGTGAACATGCGAAAGTCTGTAGTTTTCATTGGTAGTCAGCTGCATAGCTCCTCCCCAATATACAAAAGTTTTATCATGTATAAAATTTCATTCTaatatattgtttacatattattaaataaataccaTAAAAGCTTTGATAAATGAAGATCAGCAGAATAGTTAATTTTGACTGACATATGAAaaccaaaatatgtaaaaatggccataattcagccaaaatatttgacagagttatgtactcttgcctacaggcagagactgttataataaacaagtgttcaaagtttcaaagccacgtgtcaaatagtttttacaaaacatgtacttttacgaaatctgaaccaatttccaagtccaaaaagggccataattcagccaaaatacttaacagagttatgtactcttgcctacaggtagagactgttataataaagtttcaagtaaatatctttgatgatatacaagatattaccatttcataaaaactttaaccaacacgGATGATGACGTGAGTAGTATAGCTTtccatattcttcaaatagtcgagttaaaaatgaACTGCACATCATaataattagatatttgttaactttaaAGCATAACCAGTTTAACTAGATAAAATCTGAACGGATGAGAAAACTGTCAGAACTGTTGTATTCACTGGAAATATTACAGGCTATAGTGAAAGATAGAGAAAGTGTTTCTGAAAAGAAGCAAATACATGAAAAGGTCAtagcataaaaaagaaaggaCAGATAAAAGAAAAATAGGAAAGGAAGGCACGTTTGAAAGGGTGGTAAAATGTAGTAAATGTCAATGTTTCTGGAAACTGAGTAAAATTATATATCTACATCTGGTACATATATAAAAGGGGAAAAAGCCTCAAAAACATTATCCTTACTGTCTATGAaagatatttataatattatcactACTTGTACAATTTAGGGACATATTTACATTTTGCTATTTCTGCAGCatcttttataaaatgtatatctgaCAAAAAGACATGACAGAAGAAGTGAAAAACAGTATTAAATCTCATGTAGATGAATAAAATTATCAATGCCTTTGCATTGTTAATCACCTGATGGTTCAGAGTTCATTATGTACAGAATTGAACCACTGGGGCATTAGCTTACTTTGCAAGAATTAAGATGTATGTAAGTATGTACCAAAGGTACTGAATTTACAATCTTGCATAAATTGATTTCAACAAAGTGTTTaggcaattattttttttatcaaaatgacgACTTGCCTTTCTATCTAAAGATgaaaatatgtctataaatgtattgtattgattcatcatctttcaaaaagatttgtttgtttgtttgttttgggtttaatgccatttttcaacagtatttcagttatgtgacaGCAGGGGTTAACCTAACCAGActgatcctggattctgtaccagtacaaacctgttctccgtaggtaacttccaacttccccacatgaatcagaggtggaggatgaatgatttcagacacaatgtcttttatcgaaTTGTCACAAAGAACAAACCCCCCTactggggatcaaactcatgaccttGAGATCCGTAGAGCTAGTGAGCTAAGaactattgagctaagcaggcaggccCTTTAAAAAGAagctgaaaatatttaaatttctttaaacttttctcatatcttaaaattttaactGACTGTTATTCATAAATGTATGCCCTGAAAGAGGTTAGTCATATAAACAAACTGTAAATACATTAGAAGAAATTAAGCTTTATGTTATATATATGACTCATTAAATATCAAATTGAATATTACTTATTTCAGGTTTCATTTTgaacttgacttttgacctatgcCCCTAAAAAAATAGGGTTATCTACTTAACACAGGTTATCATAGTATGAAGTTTGACCGATGTAGGCAAAAGTGTTCTACATTAActgataaacaagagggtcatgatgaccctacatgtttcaaatgtcaaactgatgataaaatattaagaaagtcagtaggtcacattcattgtcaatgaaattcagttttacgatttgtatgcaaaactgtgtatgtcatcgaaatttcaaggctgtatcttaaaaaacaagaaagttggtcattaggtcaaggtcacagtcaagtgacatcatattacttggggtcatcaggttatATAATTAATTAGTCTTgcaaataggatcagatgattttttaagtactttttcctatataactcacataataactaagtgaccccagggcggggcctcttttaaccccaggggcataattttaacaattttggtagaggactaccagacaatgcatcataccaaatatcaaaagcctaggtcatatggtttcagacaagaagatttttaaagctttttcctatataagtctatattaaaaacttgggaccccgagggtagggcctcttttcaccccaggggtacaactggaacaattttgcttgaggaccataagacaatgctacaaaaccaaatatcaaaggtttaagttttgtggtttcagacaagaagatttttaaactttttttcctatataagtctatgtaaaacttgggacccccggggcggggccatatttgaacctagggggacaatttgaacaattttggtagaggaccactagatgatgctacattccaaataacaaagccctaggccatgtggttttgtacaagaagattttaaaagttttcccttatataagtctatataaaccatgtgacccccggggcggggccatatttgaccctaggggaataatttgaaaaatcttggtagaggaccactagatgatgctacacaccagatgtcaaagccctaggccctgtggttttggacaagaagatttttaaagattttcctttccattgccatggcaaccagagttttgcatggaattcaattctttgaacaattttgaaaaagggccacccaaggatcattcctgtgaagtttggtgtaattctgcccagtggttttcaagaagatttttttagaaaatgttgaaggaAACACGATggacgatggacattgagcggtcacaaaagctcaccatgagcctttggctcaggtgagctaaaaaaccaaaGTTTTTCCCCTCAAGGACAatctgaccatgacctttgacctactgttcCTCAAAACAATGGGTGATCTACTGACCTGACAAGCTTCCTATCATCTGACAACTTTAGGCTTATGACAGTGTTAGAGCTATAGAGCAGTAGCCACAAGGTGTACCAACAGACCGCAGACAGGCCTACAggagcaaaacaatataaccccCTTTTTTCAAAGGCGGCATAAAAAACAACATCTGGTACAAAATCTGTGTAGTACTGTAGTTGTTACATAAAAACTAAAGTTCAGCTCCTCCTCAAGCTGGctgaaggtagttctgcacatttgataaactggaagtgatggtgtaaagtcatttatctggataatgcagaataaagcctggattcggcataaggaaatgaaaataattttataatttaatggCAACCtgtaagtaaatttattacaatggcaatgTAATTATCTTTCTTAagttaatatatgatattaaaacatctgacatgttaaataattcaaaataatgtcataaaaccAGCTTGATATGCGGAACACTTTAATTGTGGGcaattatctcaaaaacaagcaatgggcctatacattttatttcaccattatTGTAGGCcaaatgtttcattaaaaactacattgtagaaaaatttcttaatgcaaaatgttatgaaaattgtgacaTTCCAATAGACTCCcaatatgaaaacttgtgtgagatccaaatttttcaaattagtctagcaaaaaatcaagcacacaactctttttttattttctgaatgttctaagtatattctaaagttttgaaaattcagagtttaatcgaattctacattgtagaaaaaatttgatccaaacgtgcagaactaccctaATAGCTAAATATCTTCAGTTATACAAGAGTTTGATATAAAAACATACAtctaacattgaaaaataaaaaaagcatagAAAACTGGtactaaatattaaattttgtaaaacctTAAGtagaattttgattttatttatcatattaaaaGTGCTTCAAACACcatttattttccttttcaaatACTGTTTTTGCCATACATAATTATGAATTAATTATCCGAGATCAAACAAGGTCTGTCTTTCATGAATATCTCCTTCTTCCCCTTGCAACTTCCTTCATTTTCACAACTTTCAATTTTATCAACTGAAGTGCATGGTTTTCATCACAGGAAAAGTGGCTTATCATGTGTTCCCTCCTCTTATTTAATATCTAATTCCATATTCACAAGTGTCTTGAACAGTCTTGATCCACTATGGAAACAATGTATTGGATCACCCACTGTTTTAAAACCACACTTCTCGAAGAATAGAACAGCCTCTTCTGCACTTTGCAGCCTGACAGGCCTTGTTTTACACCTTTCCTTAATCATATTCACAGCATGATTAAGCATAAGTCGGCCAAATCCACAACTTTGAAAGTTCTGGTGAACAAACATGAATGACAGCTGTGGATAATATTCCGAGTCAAAGGAAACTCCTGGCTCTGTCAGACTTAAGTCTGGCAAGGAGAAGGCCAGTTGGCCTACATGAAACTGTTTGTCATATACAAATATGATTAGATTCTCTTCTGGCACATCAAATACTTCTCCAGACACTTGCCGTGCCAGATGTCGAAACTTTCCTCTAATCTTGTTATTTCTTTCCTCTAACTTCAACTGTACATTTCCTGAAATGTacaattcatatacatgtattagtatctgataattgtgaatttttaaaaaaagatttccTTCTAGTGGAAGCAATAAGTATTAATTCCCAAAAACGTTTCAATTCCCTTTTTACACGCCCCTGAAATGGGATGTGTTGTGCGATCCCCTGCAGAGCCCACTAAAGTTGTCTGCTCTCTAACACAAGCAGTTCATAtccaattttcatcaaactttgtcacaatgtttattggcaaaatatctaggCCAAGACCAATATTATAAACCAGTGGATTGTCTCAGAGGCtctgaagttatggcccttgagttacaTAACATACAAATTTATCATGTCTGCTCTCTAAATTGAGtaagttcttatccaatgtttaccaacttggtcacaatgtttatcagCATAATACCTTGACCAAAGTCAATAACCAGCTTATCCTGCAAGTGTTTCTcagcagttatggccctttaattactcaaaactgtaacaagagctgtcggaggacagcaacgctcgactattcaatagccttgtcaactgaatgaatataaaagtcaaacaagagggtcatgatgaccctggatcgctcacctgagtaatatgagctaaatgtttcaaatgtcaaactgatgatttttagaacattttccgatgtacaatcaagtaacccctgttatatatctttatgtgttaccttctttaaacaaagttattatcatttttattattattatcatttatattattataaagttacataaggaccatttgtgtgaaattatttcaaaatcagaccagcagtttaGGAACTGACTTGTTTTAAGATTTGGGTTAGAATGCACTTTAGCGGTTACCCGGAAGTTAACAATGTGCATGCCCAGCAAGTTAGGGTGTTGGGGGTAAAGCAGGGGTGTCAGCAGCAGCCCCCAAACATATTTATCTAACAAGAGGACCACATGGTGCttggttgctcacctgagaacagctagaacaagtgaatgaagtattgccatgcaatacaaagtcctctactggaaggcacctaattttctctactgcagtataacataatgaactgatatctgtcaatgatgtataaacaatactgtactatatatacaatatgttataacaaaacacttggattaaaatttaaatatataaaaaccaacagttgttttcatatggcatttttttggccgattacaaaacaagaggaccatgatggtcctgaatcgctcacctcttcccacatgacccagattttagtatgacgtcgttttttctattatttgatatagtgacctagtttttgagctcatgtgaccaagttttgaacttgacctagat
The sequence above is a segment of the Mercenaria mercenaria strain notata chromosome 3, MADL_Memer_1, whole genome shotgun sequence genome. Coding sequences within it:
- the LOC123523620 gene encoding uncharacterized protein LOC123523620; protein product: MSKGRLLYCQGNVQLKLEERNNKIRGKFRHLARQVSGEVFDVPEENLIIFVYDKQFHVGQLAFSLPDLSLTEPGVSFDSEYYPQLSFMFVHQNFQSCGFGRLMLNHAVNMIKERCKTRPVRLQSAEEAVLFFEKCGFKTVGDPIHCFHSGSRLFKTLVNMELDIK